In one window of Pseudomonas putida DNA:
- a CDS encoding DUF4136 domain-containing protein, with product MLRRLVLLSFALLVAACSSNNVTQDFDASRDFAAYRSWAWQEPALQYRPDDPRIKSDLTEQRIRQAVADQLDQRGLRPAQGSARPDVKVRAYLIVEDRQQQVTTNYGGAWGGYWGGYWGGPMYNETRSVDYKVATIQVDLFDGRDGKLVWRGSAEQIMNSYPPSPQERNAAIQKTVTQVMSNYPPR from the coding sequence ATGTTGCGCCGCCTCGTTCTGCTGTCCTTCGCGCTGCTGGTCGCCGCCTGCTCCAGCAACAACGTCACCCAGGATTTCGATGCCAGCCGTGACTTCGCCGCCTACCGCAGCTGGGCCTGGCAGGAGCCGGCCCTGCAATACCGCCCGGACGATCCGCGGATCAAGAGCGATCTCACCGAGCAGCGCATCCGCCAGGCCGTGGCCGACCAGCTCGACCAGCGCGGCCTGCGTCCGGCACAAGGCAGCGCCCGGCCCGATGTGAAAGTGCGCGCCTACCTGATCGTCGAAGACCGCCAGCAGCAGGTCACCACCAACTATGGCGGGGCCTGGGGTGGCTACTGGGGCGGTTACTGGGGTGGGCCGATGTACAACGAGACCCGTAGCGTCGACTACAAGGTGGCGACCATCCAGGTCGACCTGTTCGATGGCCGTGACGGCAAGTTGGTCTGGCGCGGCAGTGCCGAGCAGATCATGAACAGTTACCCGCCAAGCCCGCAGGAGCGCAATGCCGCGATCCAGAAGACAGTGACCCAGGTGATGAGCAACTACCCACCGCGTTGA
- a CDS encoding pilus assembly protein TadG-related protein, translating to MVSSSAARQRGAIGLMAVITLGMALLFLLLAIDSGRLYLEQRKLQRIADMAALEAAGQFAVCIGTGPQANAIARNAATRNGHAPGNPLQASCGYMQTGANSLRSFTRDDNRNEAIRVDVSNTVTTSVAAGVYALVQGNSVPLTTTLQAHAVASAPLPPQAMLSIRTTLATVDSRQSALLNALLGALGGGVQLDLAGWKGIAATDIKLLSYLDQLAVDLNLTAGDYKQLLNANATATQLLQAAVKVLQQSGAALEVVTNLGKVALGAGNSTLVRLGDILDIQNGTAQAGLDASIQLLQLVQGVIQLAASESAANVDLPLNVLGLVNGRVRLKVIEPQQISSVGDPRTDELRVHTAQVRAMISLDLPLLDGIFGLVNAVLDLAAPLTNVINNLLSLNLAATVQSVLCLLGVPCTVSDIVLVPGKLHLDIGLEVAEASTRLNPAAPDTFSCSPKRLTTRNQSSAVKIAVGQFASPDEFFTNGTTAVKALPLIDIGTKRCTRLLILPLGQCEERIPFVGGGIGLRVDSKVLGSGAQERALTFQAPDSVPPNIGLKPAYLPMRSANDNVVGSLSDTLLGIQLEAYRPTANNSGLGQVLVLVGGVLDGVKAILEPLIKGLLSPLLDPLLNVLLKVLGVDLVNAEVGANLSCSTGRAQLAL from the coding sequence GTGGTTTCCTCTTCCGCTGCGCGCCAACGCGGCGCGATCGGCCTGATGGCCGTGATCACCCTCGGTATGGCCCTGCTGTTCCTGTTGCTGGCAATCGACAGTGGGCGGCTCTACCTCGAACAACGCAAGCTGCAGCGCATCGCCGACATGGCTGCACTGGAAGCCGCCGGGCAGTTCGCCGTGTGCATCGGCACCGGCCCACAGGCCAATGCCATCGCCCGCAATGCCGCCACCCGCAACGGGCACGCCCCCGGCAACCCGCTGCAGGCCAGTTGCGGCTACATGCAGACCGGCGCCAACAGCCTGCGCAGCTTTACCCGCGACGACAACCGCAACGAAGCGATCCGGGTCGATGTCAGCAACACCGTCACCACCAGCGTCGCGGCGGGGGTGTATGCCCTGGTCCAGGGCAACAGCGTGCCGCTGACCACCACCCTGCAGGCCCACGCTGTCGCCTCGGCGCCACTGCCGCCGCAGGCGATGCTCAGCATCCGCACCACCCTGGCCACGGTTGATTCGCGCCAGTCGGCACTGCTCAACGCCCTGCTCGGCGCCCTCGGTGGTGGTGTGCAGCTGGACCTCGCCGGCTGGAAAGGCATCGCCGCCACCGACATCAAGTTGCTCAGCTATCTCGATCAACTGGCAGTCGACCTCAATCTCACGGCCGGCGACTACAAGCAGTTGCTCAACGCCAACGCCACCGCCACCCAACTGCTGCAGGCAGCGGTCAAGGTGTTGCAACAAAGCGGTGCGGCGCTGGAGGTGGTGACCAACCTGGGCAAGGTCGCCCTGGGGGCCGGCAACAGCACGCTGGTGCGCCTGGGCGATATCCTCGACATCCAGAACGGCACCGCCCAGGCCGGCCTGGATGCCAGCATCCAGTTGCTGCAACTGGTGCAAGGGGTGATCCAACTGGCCGCCAGCGAAAGCGCCGCCAACGTCGACCTGCCGCTCAACGTGCTCGGCCTGGTCAACGGACGGGTTCGCCTGAAGGTCATCGAGCCGCAGCAGATCTCCTCTGTCGGAGACCCGCGTACCGACGAACTGCGTGTGCACACTGCCCAGGTGCGGGCGATGATCTCCCTCGACCTGCCCTTGCTCGATGGCATCTTCGGCCTGGTCAACGCCGTGCTCGACCTCGCCGCACCGCTGACCAACGTGATCAACAACCTGCTCAGCCTGAACCTCGCCGCCACCGTGCAATCGGTGCTCTGCCTGCTCGGCGTGCCCTGTACGGTCAGCGATATCGTCCTGGTGCCCGGCAAGCTGCACCTGGACATCGGCCTGGAAGTCGCCGAAGCCAGTACCCGCCTCAATCCTGCTGCCCCCGATACCTTCAGTTGCTCACCCAAGCGCCTGACCACCCGCAACCAGAGCTCGGCGGTCAAGATCGCGGTGGGCCAGTTCGCCTCACCGGATGAGTTCTTCACCAACGGCACCACTGCGGTGAAGGCGCTGCCCCTGATCGACATCGGCACCAAGCGCTGCACCCGGCTGTTGATCCTGCCGCTCGGCCAGTGCGAGGAGCGCATCCCCTTCGTCGGCGGCGGCATCGGCCTGCGGGTGGACAGCAAGGTGCTGGGCAGCGGCGCCCAGGAGCGCGCGCTGACCTTCCAGGCCCCCGACAGCGTACCGCCGAACATCGGTCTCAAACCTGCCTATCTACCCATGAGAAGCGCCAACGACAACGTGGTCGGCAGCCTCAGCGACACCCTGCTGGGCATTCAGTTGGAGGCCTACCGGCCGACCGCCAACAACAGCGGCCTGGGCCAGGTGCTGGTGCTCGTGGGTGGGGTGCTCGATGGCGTCAAGGCGATACTCGAGCCGCTGATCAAAGGCCTGCTCAGCCCGCTGCTCGACCCCTTGCTGAACGTGCTGCTGAAAGTGCTGGGCGTCGACCTGGTCAACGCCGAAGTCGGCGCCAACCTCAGTTGCTCGACAGGCCGCGCTCAACTGGCACTGTAG
- a CDS encoding PAS domain-containing sensor histidine kinase: MSGVFDRWLGGQTSVAEAPLAVGLQVWLDEQGEVLRLSGPLRTLLAMPPQHARRVQDYLQHHSWLVLEGDPADWQGQPLDLDFRTVHGHALHTRGWLQRQAEGWLLQLFDIGDLVRAHDYEGQRLSLQRLAGDIGRAVRDCGEERLAQVTGEQLQRLVEYWQADSMRLMLLEAGVWRSHADSGDDWPWADDGQLQPWLEKYALRGELDACERYELQVLCGGLPVSLLPYRLGPDIQACLLCVASGAPPVHEPGERLLQALLDPLLARLRQRQLQRSDQHLDALQRQLGAGWWEWPLQGPLQLDPALAASFDLPREITVEQWLARVHPADREAAQLALEQLREGRALSLSLRLQEHAPQISPRWLHWVGQMQGRQVRGFLLDISALKAQELQAGAARARLENLIASSPAVIYIQRYAEGALHSEFFSASLAPMLGWHSDSEQARQPGLAVHPDDRSLWLERTRTLLRDGQARCRYRLRDQSGGYHWVLDEARLLRDDLGQPVEVVGLWLDVSEATEAAERVRHSEERYRVLVEDSPAMICRYRPDLELLFGNRPLADQLECAPEQLAGMNLGQWMSDAQRGAFQQRLATLTPEQPLSSAEICLQLPGRENAWWVWADRGLFDAQGRLQEIQAVGRDNTEVRRSQRQLLQGAKMATLGELATGLVHEINQPLNVMRMAVANTLKRLENGAADTDYLTDKLHRIEAQVERAARLVEHMRVYGRRSEPERQAFVAWDAVEGAAALLAEGLRGKGVALHIVAPESALTVLGHQDQLEQVLINLMINARDALLERQALAPAIRVSQQRVEGRVCLQVEDNAGGIDPRLLGRIFEPFFTTKPAGVGTGLGLSVSHGIVEAMGGSLEVRNGPDGACFCILLPLYSAS, from the coding sequence GTGAGCGGCGTTTTCGATCGCTGGTTGGGTGGCCAGACATCGGTGGCCGAGGCGCCGTTGGCGGTCGGTCTGCAGGTGTGGCTCGACGAGCAGGGTGAGGTGCTGCGCTTGTCTGGCCCGCTGCGTACCCTGTTGGCCATGCCGCCCCAGCATGCCAGACGGGTGCAGGATTACCTGCAGCACCATAGCTGGCTGGTGCTCGAAGGTGATCCCGCCGATTGGCAGGGACAGCCGCTGGATCTGGATTTTCGTACCGTGCACGGCCATGCACTGCACACCCGTGGCTGGCTGCAACGCCAGGCCGAGGGCTGGCTGCTGCAGTTGTTCGATATCGGCGACCTGGTGCGCGCGCACGACTACGAGGGGCAGCGCTTGAGCCTGCAGCGCCTGGCTGGCGACATCGGCCGAGCGGTACGCGACTGCGGCGAGGAGCGCCTGGCGCAGGTGACCGGCGAGCAGTTGCAGCGCCTGGTCGAGTACTGGCAGGCCGATTCGATGCGGCTGATGCTGCTGGAGGCCGGCGTCTGGCGCAGCCATGCCGACAGTGGCGATGACTGGCCCTGGGCCGATGACGGGCAACTGCAGCCGTGGCTTGAAAAGTATGCGCTACGGGGCGAGCTCGATGCGTGCGAGCGTTACGAATTGCAGGTCTTGTGCGGCGGCTTGCCGGTGTCGCTGCTGCCCTATCGGCTGGGGCCTGACATCCAGGCCTGTCTGCTGTGCGTGGCGAGCGGGGCGCCGCCTGTGCACGAGCCGGGAGAGCGGCTCTTGCAGGCGTTGCTGGACCCGTTGCTGGCGCGTCTTCGACAGCGCCAGTTGCAGCGCAGCGACCAGCACCTCGACGCGCTGCAGCGGCAGTTGGGCGCCGGTTGGTGGGAGTGGCCATTGCAGGGGCCGCTGCAGTTGGACCCAGCGTTGGCGGCGAGTTTCGACCTGCCGCGTGAAATCACCGTCGAGCAATGGCTGGCGCGAGTGCACCCGGCGGATCGCGAGGCCGCGCAGCTGGCGCTCGAGCAACTGCGTGAAGGTCGTGCCCTGAGTCTCAGCCTGCGCCTGCAGGAGCACGCCCCGCAGATCAGTCCGCGTTGGCTGCACTGGGTGGGGCAGATGCAGGGTCGCCAGGTCCGCGGTTTTTTACTCGACATCAGTGCGCTCAAGGCTCAGGAGCTGCAGGCTGGCGCCGCCCGTGCACGGCTGGAGAACCTGATCGCCAGCTCGCCGGCCGTGATCTATATCCAGCGCTATGCCGAGGGCGCGCTGCACAGCGAGTTCTTCAGCGCCAGCCTGGCCCCGATGCTGGGCTGGCACAGCGACAGCGAACAGGCTCGTCAGCCGGGGCTGGCAGTGCACCCTGACGACCGCAGCCTGTGGCTGGAGCGCACGCGCACACTGCTGCGCGATGGCCAGGCGCGCTGCCGCTACCGCCTGCGCGACCAGTCGGGTGGCTATCACTGGGTACTCGATGAAGCCCGTCTGCTGCGCGACGACCTCGGCCAGCCCGTGGAGGTGGTCGGGCTGTGGCTGGACGTCAGCGAGGCGACCGAGGCTGCCGAGCGCGTGCGCCACAGCGAGGAGCGTTATCGAGTGCTGGTGGAGGATTCGCCGGCGATGATCTGCCGCTATCGTCCAGATCTCGAACTCCTGTTCGGTAATCGTCCGCTGGCTGACCAGCTGGAGTGTGCGCCGGAGCAACTTGCCGGCATGAACCTTGGCCAGTGGATGTCCGACGCGCAACGCGGTGCGTTCCAGCAGCGCCTGGCAACGTTGACTCCTGAGCAGCCCTTGAGCAGCGCGGAGATCTGTCTGCAACTGCCGGGGCGGGAAAACGCCTGGTGGGTGTGGGCTGACCGCGGCCTGTTCGACGCGCAGGGGCGGCTCCAGGAGATCCAGGCGGTGGGGCGTGACAACACCGAGGTACGACGCAGCCAGCGCCAGTTGCTGCAGGGCGCGAAGATGGCGACGCTCGGTGAGCTGGCGACCGGGCTGGTGCATGAGATCAATCAGCCGCTGAACGTGATGCGCATGGCCGTGGCCAATACCTTGAAGCGTCTGGAGAACGGCGCGGCGGATACCGATTACCTGACCGACAAGCTGCACCGCATCGAGGCCCAGGTAGAGCGGGCGGCGCGGCTGGTGGAGCACATGCGCGTTTATGGCCGTCGCTCTGAACCGGAGCGTCAGGCATTCGTGGCCTGGGACGCGGTGGAAGGTGCGGCCGCGTTGCTGGCCGAGGGGCTTCGGGGCAAGGGTGTTGCCTTGCATATCGTGGCGCCCGAGTCGGCGTTGACGGTGCTGGGGCATCAGGACCAGCTCGAGCAGGTGTTGATCAACCTGATGATCAATGCCCGCGACGCGTTGCTCGAACGCCAAGCCCTGGCGCCGGCCATACGGGTCAGCCAACAGCGGGTCGAGGGGCGCGTCTGCCTGCAGGTCGAGGACAACGCGGGTGGCATCGACCCGCGCCTGCTCGGGCGCATCTTCGAGCCCTTCTTCACCACCAAGCCCGCGGGTGTCGGCACGGGGCTCGGGCTTTCGGTGAGTCATGGCATCGTCGAGGCCATGGGCGGCAGCCTCGAGGTGCGCAACGGCCCGGACGGCGCGTGCTTCTGCATACTGCTGCCGCTCTACAGTGCCAGTTGA
- a CDS encoding TadE/TadG family type IV pilus assembly protein, translating to MRASLAVRQKGAAAIEFVAVFMIFFAVFYGLVSYSLPMLMLQSFNQASSEAVRRCVALDPNSATYASDVQNLARQVIAQQLSWMPAALDFQPATDARIVLAPGNLLTVTIDYPKNKLTNVMPVLVLPLIGEVPRLPQRLQAQASLQL from the coding sequence ATGCGAGCAAGCTTGGCAGTACGGCAAAAAGGCGCGGCAGCCATCGAGTTTGTCGCAGTCTTCATGATCTTTTTCGCGGTGTTCTACGGATTGGTCAGCTACAGCCTGCCGATGCTCATGCTGCAGTCGTTCAATCAGGCCAGCAGCGAGGCGGTACGGCGCTGCGTGGCGCTGGACCCGAACAGCGCGACCTATGCCAGCGATGTGCAGAACCTGGCGCGCCAGGTGATCGCCCAGCAACTGAGCTGGATGCCCGCTGCGCTGGACTTTCAGCCCGCCACCGATGCACGGATCGTACTGGCCCCCGGCAACCTGCTGACCGTGACCATCGACTACCCGAAAAACAAACTGACCAATGTCATGCCGGTACTGGTGCTGCCGTTGATCGGCGAAGTGCCGCGGCTGCCCCAGCGCTTGCAGGCCCAAGCGAGCCTGCAACTGTGA
- a CDS encoding A24 family peptidase codes for MQSIVLLMWLALCTEQDVRERQISNTLTLGVAACALAWLFATGHSWIGADASDAGWALAIVMLLTLPGYMLGRFGAGDVKLLGALALATSHQYVLGTFIGAGVTVLVWMLGRRRLWTLANPKVKKRLQRLAEQVGDKQPFAPYVLAGFLLTAIWIQ; via the coding sequence ATGCAAAGCATTGTTCTCCTGATGTGGCTTGCCTTGTGCACCGAACAAGATGTCCGTGAACGGCAGATCTCCAACACCCTGACCCTGGGTGTCGCCGCCTGCGCCCTGGCCTGGCTGTTCGCCACCGGGCACAGCTGGATAGGTGCCGATGCCAGCGATGCGGGCTGGGCCTTGGCCATCGTCATGCTGTTGACCCTTCCCGGCTACATGCTCGGCCGCTTCGGCGCCGGCGATGTGAAACTGCTCGGCGCCCTGGCCCTGGCCACCAGCCACCAGTACGTGCTCGGCACCTTCATCGGTGCAGGCGTGACAGTGCTGGTGTGGATGCTTGGCCGACGCCGCCTGTGGACCCTGGCCAACCCCAAGGTGAAGAAGCGCCTGCAGCGCCTGGCCGAACAGGTGGGCGACAAGCAACCGTTCGCACCCTACGTGCTGGCCGGGTTTCTCCTGACCGCCATCTGGATCCAATGA
- a CDS encoding response regulator transcription factor: MNKSASEVKVLVVDDQPLIVEELCEYLESAGYHCVPAHSTAQAIERYGADESIGLVLCDLHMPEQDGIALMRALKDIAGQQRLFEAIMLTGRADKQDVIRALREGFSDYYQKPMDLAELLEGLRRQEAALMERRRNFRELGSLNQRLQELAESIDDLYHDLEKARGQGAHRRAGDGEELESELPPVFEKLSPRQLEVAKLVSKGKTNYQIACELGITENTVKLYVSQVLRLTHMHNRTQLALALTPRSSPVHQRFTTH; encoded by the coding sequence GTGAACAAGTCTGCTAGTGAGGTGAAAGTACTGGTTGTGGACGATCAGCCGTTGATCGTCGAAGAGCTTTGCGAATATCTCGAAAGCGCGGGCTATCACTGTGTGCCGGCGCACTCCACTGCGCAGGCCATCGAGCGCTACGGCGCGGACGAGTCCATTGGCCTGGTGCTGTGCGACCTGCACATGCCCGAACAGGACGGCATCGCGTTGATGCGCGCGCTGAAGGACATCGCCGGGCAGCAGCGGCTGTTCGAGGCGATCATGCTGACCGGCCGCGCCGACAAGCAGGATGTCATTCGCGCGCTGCGCGAAGGGTTTTCCGATTACTACCAGAAGCCCATGGACCTGGCAGAGCTGCTCGAAGGCCTGCGCCGCCAGGAAGCTGCGCTGATGGAGCGGCGCCGCAACTTCCGCGAGCTGGGTAGCCTGAACCAGCGCCTGCAGGAGCTGGCCGAATCCATCGACGACCTCTACCACGACCTGGAAAAGGCCCGTGGCCAGGGTGCCCATCGCCGGGCCGGTGACGGGGAAGAGCTCGAGAGCGAACTGCCACCGGTGTTCGAAAAGCTCTCGCCGCGCCAACTCGAAGTGGCCAAGCTGGTCAGCAAGGGCAAGACCAACTACCAGATTGCCTGTGAGCTGGGGATCACCGAGAACACGGTAAAACTCTATGTGTCGCAGGTGCTGCGCCTGACCCATATGCACAACCGCACCCAGTTGGCCCTGGCTCTGACGCCGCGCTCCTCGCCTGTGCATCAGCGGTTCACTACCCACTAG
- a CDS encoding DUF3613 domain-containing protein, whose amino-acid sequence MFRYLMVLAGCACVSMAMAQEPPRRAEVQTATEALLRVQSSGEQASNRLQVQTAQERDQSMQRWLDTYKYVIPDFYRWTKMTSSND is encoded by the coding sequence ATGTTCAGGTATTTGATGGTGCTTGCCGGGTGTGCTTGCGTTTCAATGGCGATGGCCCAGGAGCCACCTCGCCGGGCAGAGGTGCAGACGGCCACCGAGGCGTTGCTGCGGGTGCAGTCCAGTGGTGAGCAGGCGTCGAACCGGTTGCAGGTGCAAACGGCGCAGGAGCGCGACCAGTCGATGCAGCGCTGGCTGGACACCTACAAGTATGTGATCCCGGATTTCTATCGTTGGACCAAGATGACGTCTTCGAACGACTGA
- a CDS encoding tetratricopeptide repeat protein, translating to MKTILLFTGMLLLGGCAGQSAQGLGALFGGPGCGKPDADQQLALNLADEMLNEGRPHASLAHLEQLPNTLDQVRLRKARVSRLLGRSEAEPLYRSLLGGCLAAEGEHGLGQLASARGDDAQALQSLQRAVRLAPTDERVRNDLGVVLMNLGRYEQARFEFLTAIELKDDNALAAVNLVTLSLVQDNWQQATDLVGRLHLRPEQFADAQARARQVKSTGRGPIALANGAEAVVN from the coding sequence ATGAAAACGATCCTGTTGTTCACCGGCATGCTGCTGCTGGGCGGTTGTGCCGGGCAGTCGGCGCAGGGGCTGGGTGCATTGTTCGGCGGCCCGGGCTGTGGCAAGCCGGATGCCGATCAGCAACTGGCGTTGAACCTGGCGGACGAGATGCTCAATGAGGGGCGCCCGCATGCCAGCCTGGCGCACCTCGAGCAGTTGCCGAACACCCTCGACCAGGTGCGCCTGCGCAAGGCCAGGGTTTCGCGCCTGCTGGGGCGCAGCGAGGCCGAGCCCCTGTACCGCAGTCTGCTGGGTGGCTGCCTGGCGGCCGAGGGCGAGCATGGTCTGGGCCAGCTCGCCTCGGCGCGTGGCGACGATGCCCAGGCCTTGCAGAGCCTGCAGCGCGCCGTGCGCCTCGCGCCCACGGACGAGCGCGTGCGCAACGACCTGGGCGTGGTGTTGATGAACCTGGGGCGTTACGAGCAGGCCCGCTTCGAGTTCCTCACGGCCATCGAGCTGAAGGACGACAACGCTTTGGCGGCGGTAAACCTGGTGACCCTGTCGTTGGTACAGGACAACTGGCAGCAGGCGACCGATCTGGTCGGTCGCCTGCATTTGCGCCCTGAGCAGTTCGCCGATGCCCAGGCCCGGGCCAGGCAGGTGAAATCCACCGGGCGTGGTCCCATTGCGTTGGCCAATGGTGCCGAGGCGGTGGTCAATTGA
- a CDS encoding type II secretion system F family protein, which yields MALLICALCLLVVALMLGLQASRQLRARYLVTRRLQGRLAREERLGDMLHWLGSSPLGQRLQTLDGETQGLLERIGWRRSRQRALFAAVQLGLPLLAMGLALLLQHAFIGVDALHWLVLPVCALVIGYLLPKRLLALAATRRQQRIAQEVSLMIPLLRILFETGLAVEQALRVLSQEGRTLVPEISEELRQVLQRVDSGLSLGPELEKTARVLAVDEFVDTCVILQQLLVQGSGGMKSLLALKALLDDRRLTHLQERVSKMSAKMSAVMMVFLFPALLIVLAGPGFSALARALGV from the coding sequence ATGGCCCTGCTGATCTGCGCCCTGTGCCTGCTCGTCGTCGCCCTGATGCTGGGGCTGCAGGCCTCGCGCCAGTTGCGTGCGCGCTACCTGGTTACACGGCGCCTGCAAGGGCGCCTGGCTCGCGAGGAACGCTTGGGCGACATGCTCCACTGGCTCGGCAGCAGCCCGCTGGGGCAGCGCTTGCAGACGCTCGATGGGGAAACCCAGGGCCTGCTCGAACGGATCGGCTGGCGTCGCAGTCGCCAACGCGCGCTGTTCGCCGCCGTGCAACTGGGATTGCCGTTGCTGGCCATGGGGCTGGCGTTGCTGCTGCAGCACGCCTTCATCGGCGTCGATGCCCTGCATTGGCTGGTGCTGCCAGTGTGCGCGCTGGTGATCGGCTACCTGTTGCCCAAGCGCCTGTTGGCGCTGGCTGCCACGCGCCGACAACAGCGTATCGCCCAGGAAGTCAGCCTGATGATTCCGCTGCTGCGTATTCTCTTCGAGACGGGGCTGGCCGTGGAGCAGGCGTTGCGTGTGCTCAGCCAGGAGGGGCGGACGCTGGTGCCCGAGATCAGTGAAGAACTGCGCCAGGTGTTGCAACGGGTGGATTCGGGGCTGTCGCTTGGCCCGGAGCTGGAGAAGACTGCGCGGGTGCTGGCAGTGGATGAGTTCGTCGACACCTGCGTGATCCTTCAGCAACTGCTGGTGCAGGGCAGTGGCGGGATGAAGTCGCTGCTGGCGCTCAAGGCGCTGCTCGACGATCGACGCCTCACGCACCTGCAGGAGCGAGTGTCGAAGATGTCGGCAAAGATGTCGGCGGTGATGATGGTATTCCTGTTCCCGGCCTTGCTCATCGTCCTGGCCGGGCCAGGTTTTTCTGCGTTGGCACGGGCCTTGGGGGTCTAG
- a CDS encoding type II secretion system F family protein yields the protein MIGPLLLALAPLLLGAAMLLFRLGLYKRGEERVLQRLGRAYQTIRTGSARRDWLDPLLQRAGLISADVRPQRWLLAWCGLVLLAVLLAGWLAGLMVLLGAPLSGYLYLSWRCRRRMRQLVEQLPGLLDYSVRSLKAGRTLSDAVLGGIDGTREPLHSTMGRVRRNVQMGVPLEDALSELAELYDQDELRLFALGLRINQRYGGNASELMENLIKLIREREQGARQLKAMTGETRVTAWVLGALPLFMVGYFLTVNPNYLMSLWRDSSGQWLLLLAFALQAVGCLVLWRMMRSL from the coding sequence GTGATCGGGCCTTTGCTGCTGGCGCTGGCGCCACTGCTGCTGGGGGCCGCCATGCTGCTGTTTCGCCTGGGCTTGTACAAGCGCGGCGAGGAGCGCGTCCTGCAGCGTCTGGGGCGCGCCTACCAGACGATTCGAACGGGCAGCGCCCGGCGCGACTGGCTCGACCCATTGCTGCAACGGGCCGGCCTGATCAGCGCTGATGTGCGTCCGCAACGCTGGCTGCTGGCGTGGTGTGGGCTGGTGCTGCTGGCGGTGCTGTTGGCCGGTTGGCTGGCCGGCCTGATGGTGCTGCTCGGTGCGCCGCTGTCGGGCTATCTGTACTTGAGTTGGCGATGCCGTCGGCGCATGCGTCAGCTCGTCGAGCAACTGCCCGGTCTGCTCGACTACAGCGTGCGCAGCCTCAAGGCCGGTCGGACCCTGAGCGATGCGGTGCTCGGCGGCATCGACGGCACGCGTGAACCGTTGCATTCGACCATGGGCCGTGTGCGCCGCAATGTGCAGATGGGCGTGCCATTGGAGGATGCGCTGAGCGAGCTGGCCGAGCTGTACGACCAGGACGAATTGCGCCTGTTCGCCCTGGGCCTGCGCATCAATCAGCGCTATGGCGGCAATGCCAGCGAACTGATGGAAAACCTGATCAAGCTGATCCGCGAACGTGAGCAAGGCGCGCGCCAGCTCAAGGCCATGACCGGCGAAACTCGCGTTACTGCGTGGGTGCTGGGGGCCTTGCCGCTGTTCATGGTCGGCTACTTTCTGACGGTCAACCCCAACTACCTGATGAGCCTTTGGCGCGACAGCAGTGGGCAGTGGCTGCTGCTCCTGGCCTTTGCCCTGCAGGCGGTCGGCTGCCTGGTGTTGTGGCGCATGATGAGGAGTCTTTGA